From Acidobacteriota bacterium, one genomic window encodes:
- the cas10 gene encoding type III-B CRISPR-associated protein Cas10/Cmr2, whose product MKSSLLAFHLGPIQDFISTARRTQDLWIGSWLLSHLSRTAIKTAQGNQAILILPKPKMSSKFGDPTEADTPNHFLVEFESDEPSKVAENIEAAVRSEWKRIATQVKTEFFKEVTDGLWDRQINTFLEIYWVILTGPDLSRNDALAALDARKRLRDFQPTEEPHIKCTLCGTRQELSGKSSVYDARKWWFEKINQDPGRLRLREDGSERLCAVCVVKRTALVAKAVNLDKQDGSFPSTSGVAAAPFKAKLLKEGEAEPLLKLHFQALEDVFLPAQVDEECLPELVRIHTGFSQAIRRKLLTYDGDVFYPEQFVEEKFKKEFPKSFNDLTALTQQKADELTFSKDDLMEYEQSYDDEELFKEEVYTLQARLRKVHIQLRNLVKKLEVSPSKYFAALMMDGDHMGAFFGNASTEQAQELSECVSTFAREKSKTIVEEHFGRLVYAGGDDVLALLPLETVLPCARKLQEEFKSSIKDISLPEGVAHYPTPSAGVVIAHHLSPLDRVLSSLRGAEKTAKNRYGRDALCVYLLKRSGEEIQVGTHWKYDNPGPVDAVAIMAQVIKALRDETLSMKFPYAVSEEVRGLCATTLPAEARGAALKRLAKRHSEQGDENKTKAKEIATLLAAWCEGKNPDDSRSLGFEEISRWILVARFIAAGGRDER is encoded by the coding sequence ATGAAATCTTCACTATTGGCTTTTCACCTTGGCCCCATCCAGGATTTCATCTCAACAGCCAGACGAACTCAAGATTTGTGGATTGGAAGCTGGTTGCTATCACATTTGAGTCGAACTGCCATTAAGACAGCCCAAGGCAACCAGGCCATCCTGATTTTGCCGAAGCCGAAAATGTCATCGAAGTTTGGTGATCCAACTGAAGCCGATACCCCCAATCATTTTTTGGTGGAATTTGAAAGTGATGAACCATCAAAAGTTGCTGAGAACATTGAGGCAGCCGTCCGAAGTGAATGGAAACGAATTGCAACTCAGGTGAAAACAGAGTTCTTTAAAGAAGTTACGGATGGATTATGGGACCGGCAAATCAATACATTCCTGGAAATTTATTGGGTAATTCTCACAGGTCCCGATTTATCTCGAAATGATGCACTGGCAGCATTAGACGCCCGAAAAAGACTGCGTGATTTCCAACCAACGGAAGAGCCCCATATCAAATGCACGTTGTGTGGGACTCGCCAGGAACTCAGCGGGAAATCATCAGTCTATGACGCCCGAAAGTGGTGGTTTGAAAAAATAAACCAGGATCCGGGTCGTTTACGACTTCGAGAAGATGGTTCGGAACGACTCTGCGCCGTGTGTGTCGTGAAACGAACTGCCCTGGTAGCCAAAGCAGTGAACTTGGACAAACAAGACGGTTCTTTCCCGTCAACCAGCGGTGTTGCTGCCGCACCATTCAAAGCGAAACTATTAAAAGAAGGTGAGGCAGAACCCCTGTTGAAACTTCATTTTCAGGCTTTGGAAGATGTTTTTCTCCCTGCTCAAGTGGATGAAGAGTGTCTTCCGGAACTGGTTCGAATTCACACGGGGTTTTCACAAGCAATTCGGAGGAAACTTCTTACCTACGACGGAGATGTGTTCTATCCAGAACAGTTTGTTGAAGAGAAATTTAAGAAGGAATTTCCTAAATCCTTCAATGATCTGACAGCTCTCACTCAGCAAAAAGCAGATGAACTTACTTTTTCGAAAGACGATTTAATGGAATATGAACAATCTTATGACGACGAAGAACTCTTCAAAGAAGAAGTTTATACTCTACAGGCTCGGCTTCGTAAAGTTCATATTCAGCTTCGGAATCTCGTGAAAAAACTGGAAGTAAGTCCTTCAAAGTATTTTGCGGCCCTGATGATGGACGGCGACCACATGGGAGCTTTTTTTGGCAATGCCAGCACCGAACAAGCCCAGGAACTCAGTGAGTGTGTTTCCACCTTTGCCCGTGAAAAGTCCAAAACTATCGTTGAGGAACATTTCGGGCGGTTGGTGTATGCCGGGGGGGATGATGTGCTGGCGTTGTTACCACTGGAAACAGTCCTCCCTTGTGCCAGAAAGTTGCAGGAAGAATTCAAATCATCCATCAAAGATATTTCCTTACCTGAAGGAGTGGCTCATTACCCAACCCCGAGTGCCGGGGTTGTGATTGCGCATCATCTTTCACCGTTGGACCGGGTGTTGTCTTCTCTGCGAGGTGCTGAGAAAACCGCCAAAAATCGCTACGGACGGGATGCTCTCTGCGTGTATTTACTCAAGAGGTCCGGAGAGGAAATCCAGGTTGGAACCCATTGGAAATATGACAATCCAGGTCCGGTTGATGCGGTAGCCATTATGGCCCAGGTTATCAAGGCGCTTCGAGATGAGACGTTATCTATGAAGTTTCCCTATGCGGTTTCAGAAGAAGTTCGGGGGCTTTGTGCCACGACTTTACCGGCTGAAGCGAGGGGTGCTGCACTCAAAAGACTGGCCAAACGCCATAGCGAGCAGGGTGATGAGAACAAAACGAAGGCAAAGGAGATTGCCACTTTGTTGGCTGCCTGGTGCGAAGGAAAAAATCCTGATGATTCCAGGTCTTTAGGATTTGAAGAAATAAGCCGATGGATCCTGGTCGCCCGCTTTATTGCTGCTGGAGGGAGGGATGAACGATGA